One genomic window of Cannabis sativa cultivar Pink pepper isolate KNU-18-1 chromosome 2, ASM2916894v1, whole genome shotgun sequence includes the following:
- the LOC115703057 gene encoding uncharacterized protein LOC115703057, producing the protein MYLFVGFGFFVLTKGCAIVTLSIGERSFKMDRNWMSANRLSAEYSEGVDHFLDFCQKNAKNTKLVLCPCLKCGNMERVDIASIKEHLFRNGIDKSYKVWVYHGEKNRVPGEGTSKSNKVKGVNLEYEDDHIPKMIGDAQYELNVDPLKFQSFVEDAEKPIYPNCNRFTKLSTLIRLYNIKAKHGWSDKSFSDLLAFLVELLPEGNVVPSSFYEAKKTLSSLGMQYEKIHACPNDDLIDLPSGFIQPSTQTVAYLDSGNDDIPDDLNFIISTSFTMYNRMVRRPDRPTQWMTPICPQQPDDK; encoded by the exons atgtatttatttgtaGGTTTTGGGTTCTTTGTGTTGACTAAAGGTTGCGCAATTGTAACTCTATCTATTGGAGAAAG aagttTCAAAATGGATAGAAATTGGATGAGTGCGAATAGATTATCAGCGGAGTATAGTGAAGGAGTTGACCATTTCTTGGACTTTTGTCAGAAGAAtgctaaaaatactaaattggtTCTTTGTCCTTGTCTTAAATGTGGTAACATGGAGCGTGTGGACATTGCTAGTATAAAGGAGCATTTATTTAGGAACGGAATAGACAAGAGTTATAAGGTTTGGGTTTACCACGGGGAAAAGAATAGAGTTCCGGGCGAGGGAACGTCTAAGTCTAACAAGGTTAAGGGTGTTAATTTGGAGTATGAGGATGATCACATTCCAAAAATGATCGGAGATGCACAATATGAATTAAATGTCGATCCTTTGAAATTTCAAAGTTTTGTAGAGGATGCCGAGAAGCCTATTTACCCTAATTGTAATAGGTTTACTAAGTTGTCGACACTTATTAGATTATACAACATAAAAGCCAAACACGGGTGGAGTGATAAGAGCTTTTCGGATTTACTAGCTTTCCTAGTAGAGTTATTACCGGAAGGTAATGTGGTGCCTTCATCTTTTTATGAGGCGAAGAAGACACTTTCTTCGTTAGGCATGCAATATGAAAAAATACATGCATGTCCTAACGACGACCTGATCGACCTACCCAGTGGAT TCATCCAGCCAAGTACGCAGACGGTGGCGTACTTGGATTCAGGCAACGACGACATCCCGGATGATTTGAACTTtattatatccac ATCGTTCACAATGTATAACCGAATGGTACGACGACCTGATCGACCTACCCAGTGGATGACTCCTATTTGTCCTCAACAACCCGATGACAAATAG